In the genome of Fructilactobacillus hinvesii, the window CCAGGACCGTCACCAGGCGGGTAATCATCTCGGCATCCACGTGGCCCTGCTCTGGGGTAATCGTCTGCCGTACCCCTTTTACGACATCTTCTTCGACCGTTTTATTAATTAAGCCGTGCTGGCGTTGCTCTGCATACACCACGAAGTGGGCCACCGTGTCAAAGAGATCCGTCCCCACGTAGCGGAGTTGTTCATCGAGCTGATCGTCACCGGTCGTTAACGGAAAGTAGACCTGGGGAAAGCCCCGGAGCGTCATTAAAATGTGTAATAGTTCGTGACTGGCTAAAAAGTCTGGATCAGTAATATCACTGAGCTGGACAAACAGGTGTTGACCGTCTTGCATGGTTTGCACCTGATCGTGCCGGAGGTAACCCGACTTTAAGTCTCCAATGATCTGAACCTGTACGTCTCCAGGGAAGAATTTAGCCACTTGGTTTAACAGATCCTGGACGGCAGGTTGTAACTGAACATCACTATTGGCCATCGCATTTATCCTCCTTCATGTTTGCCACAATTTGTTGGGCGTGGGCCTGATCACGCTCATGCTTAGGCAACTGTTTGAGGGCCACAACCACTTGATCCACATTCTGAGGCGTGGCGCCAGCGGTCAAGGCTAACGACTTCAGTTGTAAGCTCATATGGCCCCGCTGAATGCCATCGGTGACTAATGCCTTTAACGCTGCTAGGTTTTGGGCCAATCCTACCCCAGCTAGTAAATTCATCATTTCTAGAGCCGAATTAATTCCAAGAATTTGGTAGTTCACCTTACTCATTTCTAAGACGTGCGTTGCTCCTCCCACAATTCCAGTGGGGATTGGCAAGCGAATCCGACCTTCCAGGCCCGCATCGGTCACCCGCCACTTACTCAGACCTTTATAGTTTCCCTTGCGGGCGGCAAACGAGTGGGCGGCACTTTCAACCGCCCGCCAGTCGTTGCCGGTAGCAACTACTACGGCGTCAATC includes:
- a CDS encoding IpaB/EvcA family protein: MANSDVQLQPAVQDLLNQVAKFFPGDVQVQIIGDLKSGYLRHDQVQTMQDGQHLFVQLSDITDPDFLASHELLHILMTLRGFPQVYFPLTTGDDQLDEQLRYVGTDLFDTVAHFVVYAEQRQHGLINKTVEEDVVKGVRQTITPEQGHVDAEMITRLVTVLDAFVFLGDHFDQYRYLFDHDFPIATQAAEQLYQLLTEKPTTSPFAMRRNVVKLFRAFDQQLQRWELPALHLNEFAMVTSVFSKRQLGLQVKQVFKLYYSELRNHATGKRAYVGFTISDDQNSLVMDGPVGEKVSTEHIQALYQKTVQELFDELHIPYLER